One genomic segment of Ricinus communis isolate WT05 ecotype wild-type chromosome 5, ASM1957865v1, whole genome shotgun sequence includes these proteins:
- the LOC8284018 gene encoding probable methyltransferase At1g29790 — MGFTMGLNLLLLLAMVATNILSLYHLTSPTLQSPKPPQPPLLQVPDHLLHQLQTIRATINHLTRHQPPTTSDPTTATTIPPDLLLYSKLSPIASSCHNHPDLLHKYMTYTPFSLCPLDSDNLAESLILRGCHPLPRRRCFSKTPSKPPSSLPHNPFPSSFLDSNVLWEKYPSCRSFSCLVKENSNLGFDINTEISKFMTYKTELDLPIPQLLQVAKSASSVIRLGVDIGGGTGTFAARMKMYNVTVVTTTMNFNVPNNEVVAMRGLVPLHVPLQQRLPMFDGVVDLVRCGRAVNRWIPLKMMEFLLFDVDRVLRGGGYLWLDHFFSKRADLDKIYGPLIGKLGYKKVKWAVGNKTDSSGIKNGEVYLTALLQKPVSR; from the coding sequence ATGGGTTTCACCATGGGTCTAAACCTCCTTCTTCTCTTAGCCATGGTAGCTACTAACATTCTCTCTCTTTACCACCTCACTTCTCCTACTCTTCAATCTCCAAAACCTCCACAGCCTCCTCTATTACAAGTCCCTGATCATCTACTTCACCAATTACAAACCATACGCGCCACCATCAACCACCTCACGCGCCACCAACCACCCACCACCTCCGATCCCACAACCGCCACCACAATCCCTCCAGATCTCCTCCTTTATTCAAAACTCTCACCTATAGCATCTTCTTGTCATAACCACCCTGACCTTTTACATAAATACATGACTTACActcctttctctctttgtCCTCTTGATTCTGATAATCTCGCTGAATCTTTAATCCTCCGTGGCTGCCACCCTCTTCCTCGCCGGAGATGCTTCTCTAAAACCCCATCAAAACCTCCTTCTTCTTTACCGCACAacccttttccttcttcattTCTCGATTCTAATGTACTGTGGGAAAAGTACCCTTCTTGCAGATCTTTTTCTTGTCTTGTTAAAGAAAATTCCAATCTTGGTTTTGATATTAATACTGAGATCTCTAAATTTATGACTTATAAAACTGAATTAGATCTCCCAATTCCACAACTTTTACAAGTTGCTAAATCAGCTAGTTCTGTTATCAGACTTGGTGTTGATATCGGTGGTGGTACTGGTACTTTTGCAGCAAGAATGAAGATGTATAATGTAACCGTCGTTACTACTACTATGAATTTTAATGTCCCTAATAATGAAGTTGTCGCAATGAGAGGTTTAGTGCCACTTCATGTGCCATTGCAGCAAAGGTTGCCCATGTTTGATGGGGTTGTGGATCTGGTTAGGTGTGGACGTGCTGTGAATAGGTGGATACCTCTGAAAATGATGGAGTTTTTGTTGTTTGATGTGGATAGAGTGTTGAGAGGTGGTGGGTATTTGTGGTTGGATCATTTTTTCAGTAAAAGAGCGGATCTTGATAAGATTTATGGTCCTTTGATTGGTAAATTGGGTTATAAGAAGGTGAAATGGGCAGTTGGGAATAAGACTGATTCTAGTGGGATCAAGAATGGAGAGGTTTATTTGACTGCTCTTCTGCAGAAACCTGTATCAAGATGA
- the LOC8284017 gene encoding pterin-4-alpha-carbinolamine dehydratase 2, mitochondrial encodes MTRLLLPLRLSLYRPKAPLASRFQTLLTPNGHSSTRPILGDRLGLSSNRNTFYGFRNFCTGGDLAAKKCVPCNMEDLRPMTEKSATGLMSKVEGWDLVKEDGVLKLNLSLKVRSFTKGLELFQIVGNLAEKEGHHPDLHLVGWNNVKIEIWTHAVGGLTENDFILAAKINGLNLHQLLRKKVGT; translated from the exons ATGACTCGGTTGTTACTGCCGCTACGCCTCTCTCTCTATAGGCCTAAG GCGCCGTTGGCTTCTCGATTTCAGACCCTGTTAACACCAAATGGACA CTCCAGTACCCGACCAATACTTGGGGATCGTTTGGGATTGTCATCAAATAGGAACACCTTTTATggatttagaaatttttgcACTGGCGGAG ATTTAGCTGCTAAGAAGTGTGTACCATGCAATATGGAGGATTTGCGACCCATGACAGAAAAAAGTGCTACTGGATTGATGTCAAAG gttgAAGGATGGGATTTGGTGAAGGAAGATGGTGTACTGAAGCTGAACCTATCATTGAAAGTAAGGAGTTTCACCAAAGGGTTGGAATTATTCCAGATTGTAGGGAACCTTGCTGAAAAAGAAG GTCATCATCCAGATCTTCATCTCGTTGGATGGAATAATGTAAAAATTGAGATATGGACTCATGCAGTTG GTGGACTAACGGAAAATGACTTCATACTTGCTGCTAAGATCAATGGGCTTAATCTGCATCAGCTACTGAGAAAGAAGGTTGGCActtga